The genomic DNA CGGTGGCCGCCGAGATGGAGGGCGGCCGCGGCACCCTCATCAGGATGGCCCTCGCCAGTCTCGGCCTGTTGCGCTGACGCAGACTACGCCGTGGTCAGTCGCCCGAGCTCCGCGATGAACGCGTCCACGTCCGACTCCTGCGTGTCGAAGCTGCACATCCAGCGCACTTCGTTGCGCGCGGCATCCCAGTCGTAGAAGCGGAACGACTCGCGCAGCCGGTCGGCGACGCCGTCCGGAAGCGTCGCGAACACGCCGTTCGACTGCGTCTCCTGGGTGAATTCGACGCCCCGGATGCTCCCGGCATCCAGCCCCGCCTCGATGCCGGCCCGCAGTCTGGCGGCCATCGCGTTGGAGTGCCGAGCATTGCGCACCCACAGGTCGCCCTCGAGCAGCGCGATGAGCTGCGCGGAGACGAAGCGCATCTTCGACGAGAGCTGCATGTTGTACTTGCGGCCGTAGATCAGACCTGCGGATGCTTCGGGATTCAGCACGACGATCGCCTCGCCGAGCATCGCGCCGTTCTTGGTGCCGCCGAAGCTGAGCACGTCCACACCGGCGTCGCGCGTGAACGCGCGCAGGCGTACGTCGAGGGCGGCGGCGGCGTTGGAGATGCGTGCACCGTCCATGTGCAGGTGCATGCCGTGGCCGTGCGCGTGATCGGCGAGGGCGCGGATCTCGTCGACGGAGTAGAGCGTGCCGAGCTCGGTGGACTGCGTGATCGACACGACGAGCGGCTGTGCGCGGTGCTCGTCGCCCCAGCCCCAGGCCTCACGGTCGACGAGTTCAGGTGTGAGCTTGCCGTCGTCGGTGGGCACCGTGAGCAGCTTCATGCCGCCGATCCGCTCGGGCGCACCGCCCTCGTCGACATTGATGTGAGCGGTGGATGCCGTGATCACGGCGCCCCAGCGCGGCAACATCGACTGCAGGCCGACGACGTTCGCGCCGGTGCCGTTGAAGACGGGGAACGCCTGGATGCCGTCGCCGAGGTGGCCGCGGAAGACCTCCTGCAGGCGCTCGCTGTACTGGTCTTCGCCATACGCGATCTGGTGGCCGTCGTTCGCTGCGGCGATCGCCGCGAGGATCTCGGGGTGGATGCCGGAGTAGTTGTCCGACGCGAATCCCCGGATCGCGGGGTCATGCAGAGTGGTCACCGGATAAGCCTATGTCGGATGTCGGTGGTGAAGAATACGCTTTGACCCATGAAGCGCACGGCCGCAATCGGTGCTGGCCACCGGCATCATCGGCGGCGCCTACATGCTGTTCGTCGCGTTCTTCGCGATGGTGTTCGGCACGACCGGAAGCCCAGTGCGGGACCGCCACTCCTAGAGTTCGATCACCCGATCGTTGAGGTCGGCCGTATCCGATTCCCACAGCGCGACGACGGCGTCGGCGAGCGCCTCCGGTTCCAACGCCTTGGCGCGGAAGATGACGGATGCCGCGCGCAGAGGCTCCCCGGTATCCCGAGCGGTCTTCTCGAACCCGTGCGCGACGGCGCGCGCCCATGCCTCGCTCGCGGCCTTCACCGCCGCGTAGTTCGCCCCGCCCGCGAGCGGGCGCGCGACCGCTGTGGATGACACGATCGCGAAGCGCCCGGCATCCGACGCCTGCAGAGCACGATCGAAGGCGCGACTCGTCGCCCGCACGGCCTGCAGCGCAGGCAGCAGGGCATCGAAGTCCTTGTCGGACTGCCCGGCGAGGCCCCCGCCCCCTCTCCAGCCGCCGACGAGGGGGATGACGCCGTCGACCTGCCCGAGCCGCGCGGCCAGGTCCGTCATCGCGGCGAGCGATGTCGCATCCGCGACGACTACCTCGGCGCCGGCATCCGCTAACGCAGCCAGCCGATCCGTTGAGCGCCCAGTCGCGAC from Microbacterium profundi includes the following:
- a CDS encoding SDR family oxidoreductase produces the protein MTADRHAIVLAGATSAAGLAVTRALVEAGARVVATGRSTDRLAALADAGAEVVVADATSLAAMTDLAARLGQVDGVIPLVGGWRGGGGLAGQSDKDFDALLPALQAVRATSRAFDRALQASDAGRFAIVSSTAVARPLAGGANYAAVKAASEAWARAVAHGFEKTARDTGEPLRAASVIFRAKALEPEALADAVVALWESDTADLNDRVIEL
- a CDS encoding threonine aldolase family protein, with the protein product MTTLHDPAIRGFASDNYSGIHPEILAAIAAANDGHQIAYGEDQYSERLQEVFRGHLGDGIQAFPVFNGTGANVVGLQSMLPRWGAVITASTAHINVDEGGAPERIGGMKLLTVPTDDGKLTPELVDREAWGWGDEHRAQPLVVSITQSTELGTLYSVDEIRALADHAHGHGMHLHMDGARISNAAAALDVRLRAFTRDAGVDVLSFGGTKNGAMLGEAIVVLNPEASAGLIYGRKYNMQLSSKMRFVSAQLIALLEGDLWVRNARHSNAMAARLRAGIEAGLDAGSIRGVEFTQETQSNGVFATLPDGVADRLRESFRFYDWDAARNEVRWMCSFDTQESDVDAFIAELGRLTTA